In Deltaproteobacteria bacterium, a single genomic region encodes these proteins:
- the pqqB gene encoding pyrroloquinoline quinone biosynthesis protein PqqB: protein MRVRVLGSGAGGGFPQWNCNCPNCKGFRAGTLRAKARSQSSVALSADGQRWYLLNASPDIRQQISAAPCLAPRSEPRDTPIQAILLTNGEIDHITGLLSLRESQPLCIYSTSQVQQWVRETNAVFRGLFRAPTQSLWKIVKPAERQEIIGIDGKGSGLFYEAFLVPGKPPAYLTGIVTEWDEATIAYKITDAVSGRSLVYLPAIKHIDSAVMTMLASCDCFFFDGTCWSDDELVVVGLSQKTSLSMGHVPMSGPEGSLAQLADLPHTRKIYTHMNNTNPLLIEDSPEQRIVGEAGWDIAFDGMEFDV from the coding sequence GTGCGCGTTAGAGTGCTCGGATCTGGAGCAGGGGGCGGCTTCCCGCAGTGGAATTGTAATTGCCCGAATTGTAAAGGTTTCCGCGCTGGAACACTTCGCGCCAAGGCGCGTAGCCAGTCTTCTGTTGCGCTGAGCGCGGATGGCCAACGGTGGTATCTGCTTAACGCCAGCCCTGATATTCGCCAGCAAATCAGCGCTGCTCCTTGCCTTGCCCCTCGTTCCGAACCCAGAGATACGCCGATTCAAGCGATTTTACTTACGAATGGCGAGATCGATCACATTACCGGCCTGCTGTCGCTGCGAGAGTCGCAACCTCTCTGCATCTATTCGACCTCGCAGGTGCAACAGTGGGTGCGAGAAACCAATGCTGTCTTTCGCGGACTCTTTCGCGCGCCAACCCAAAGCCTCTGGAAGATTGTCAAACCTGCTGAGCGGCAAGAGATTATTGGGATCGATGGGAAAGGTAGCGGATTGTTCTACGAGGCCTTTCTCGTTCCAGGAAAACCGCCGGCATACTTGACTGGGATCGTCACCGAGTGGGATGAGGCGACGATCGCCTACAAGATTACTGACGCTGTGAGTGGACGGTCTCTTGTCTATCTGCCTGCAATCAAGCACATTGACAGCGCCGTGATGACGATGCTCGCCAGCTGTGACTGTTTCTTCTTTGATGGGACGTGTTGGTCTGATGACGAATTGGTCGTGGTTGGACTATCGCAGAAAACCTCGTTGTCGATGGGGCATGTGCCAATGAGTGGACCTGAAGGTAGTCTCGCGCAATTGGCTGATTTGCCGCACACGCGAAAAATTTATACGCATATGAACAATACCAATCCTTTGCTGATTGAAGATTCACCCGAACAGCGGATTGTGGGAGAAGCTGGTTGGGACATCGCGTTTGACGGCATGGAATTCGATGTGTGA